The following are from one region of the Oxyura jamaicensis isolate SHBP4307 breed ruddy duck chromosome 6 unlocalized genomic scaffold, BPBGC_Ojam_1.0 oxy6_random_OJ72227, whole genome shotgun sequence genome:
- the HOGA1 gene encoding 4-hydroxy-2-oxoglutarate aldolase, mitochondrial isoform X2 — protein MALSTRLASRLRPALAALCRAVPGQRRGLSTPPGLEPTLDLGGIFPPLATPFSALQEVDYAQLEANLRRYASIPFRGLVVLGSSGEYPYLAPRERLEVLSCVRRALPRDRLLLAGSGCESTQATVELTVSMAEAGADAALVVTPCYYRGAMSAAALVRHYTEVAEASPIPVVLYSVPANTGLELPLEAVLTLAQHPNVIGIKDSGGDITRMGLIVHKTRQEDFQVLAGSAGFLLASYAVGASGGVCALANVLGAPLCQLERLCRQGSWREARDLQHRLIEPNAAVTRRFGIPGLKKAMEWFGYYGGPCRAPLAPLSPAQVEELRGAFSTNGWL, from the exons cCTGGCCTGGAGCCCACGCTCGACCTCGGGGGCATCTTCCCACCCCTCGCCACCCCGTTCTCGGCCCTGCAGGAGGTGGACTATGCCCAGCTGGAGGCCAACCTGCGCCGCTACGCCAGCATCCCCTTCCGAG ggctggtggtgctgggctccAGCGGGGAGTACCCGTACCTGGCACCCCGCGAGCggctggaggtgctgagctgcGTGCGCCGCGCGCTTCCCCGGGACCGCCTGCTGCTGGCGGGCTCCGGCTGCGAAT ccaCCCAGGCCACCGTGGAGCTGACGGTCAGCATGGCAGAGGCTGGGGCCGACGCGGCGCTGGTGGTGACGCCCTGCTACTACCGGGGAGCCATGAGCGCTGCCGCCCTGGTGCGGCACTACACGGAG GTGGCCGAGGCGTCCCCCATCCCCGTGGTGCTCTACAGCGTCCCTGCCAACACCGGCCTGGAGCTGCCGCTGGAGGCTGTCCTCACCCTGGCTCAGCACCCCAATGTCATCGGCATCAAGGACAGCGGCGGGGAT ATCACCCGCATGGGTCTCATCGTCCACAAGACGCGGCAGGAGGATTTCCAGGTGCTGGCAGGATCAGCCGGCTTCCTTTTGGCGAGCTACGCCGTGG GTGCCTCGGGGGGAGTCTGCGCCCTCGCCAACGTCCTGGGGGCCCCGCTGTGCCAGCTGGAGCGCCTGTGCCGCCAGGGCTCCTGGCGGGAGGCCCGCGACCTGCAGCACCGGCTCATCGAGCCCAACGCGGCG GTCACCCGCCGGTTCGGGATCCCGGGGCTGAAGAAGGCCATGGAGTGGTTCGGGTACTACGGGGGGCCCTGCCGCGCGCCCCTGGCCCCGCTGAGCCCAGCCCAGGTGGAGGAACTGAGGGGCGCCTTCAGCACCAACGGCTGGTTGTGA
- the HOGA1 gene encoding 4-hydroxy-2-oxoglutarate aldolase, mitochondrial isoform X1 has translation MALSTRLASRLRPALAALCRAVPGQRRGLSTPPGLEPTLDLGGIFPPLATPFSALQEVDYAQLEANLRRYASIPFRGLVVLGSSGEYPYLAPRERLEVLSCVRRALPRDRLLLAGSGCESTQATVELTVSMAEAGADAALVVTPCYYRGAMSAAALVRHYTEVAEASPIPVVLYSVPANTGLELPLEAVLTLAQHPNVIGIKDSGGDVSEAGLARGTRGWPQTRPRATPRAPRWGRGDAHPQAHLSPQITRMGLIVHKTRQEDFQVLAGSAGFLLASYAVGASGGVCALANVLGAPLCQLERLCRQGSWREARDLQHRLIEPNAAVTRRFGIPGLKKAMEWFGYYGGPCRAPLAPLSPAQVEELRGAFSTNGWL, from the exons cCTGGCCTGGAGCCCACGCTCGACCTCGGGGGCATCTTCCCACCCCTCGCCACCCCGTTCTCGGCCCTGCAGGAGGTGGACTATGCCCAGCTGGAGGCCAACCTGCGCCGCTACGCCAGCATCCCCTTCCGAG ggctggtggtgctgggctccAGCGGGGAGTACCCGTACCTGGCACCCCGCGAGCggctggaggtgctgagctgcGTGCGCCGCGCGCTTCCCCGGGACCGCCTGCTGCTGGCGGGCTCCGGCTGCGAAT ccaCCCAGGCCACCGTGGAGCTGACGGTCAGCATGGCAGAGGCTGGGGCCGACGCGGCGCTGGTGGTGACGCCCTGCTACTACCGGGGAGCCATGAGCGCTGCCGCCCTGGTGCGGCACTACACGGAG GTGGCCGAGGCGTCCCCCATCCCCGTGGTGCTCTACAGCGTCCCTGCCAACACCGGCCTGGAGCTGCCGCTGGAGGCTGTCCTCACCCTGGCTCAGCACCCCAATGTCATCGGCATCAAGGACAGCGGCGGGGATGTGAGCGAGGCAGGGCTTGCCAGGGGAACCCGGGGCTGGCCCCAAACCCGTCCCC GAGCCACCCCCAGGGCCCCACGGTGGGGACGGGGTGATGCGCACCCCCAGGCACACCTCTCTCCCCAGATCACCCGCATGGGTCTCATCGTCCACAAGACGCGGCAGGAGGATTTCCAGGTGCTGGCAGGATCAGCCGGCTTCCTTTTGGCGAGCTACGCCGTGG GTGCCTCGGGGGGAGTCTGCGCCCTCGCCAACGTCCTGGGGGCCCCGCTGTGCCAGCTGGAGCGCCTGTGCCGCCAGGGCTCCTGGCGGGAGGCCCGCGACCTGCAGCACCGGCTCATCGAGCCCAACGCGGCG GTCACCCGCCGGTTCGGGATCCCGGGGCTGAAGAAGGCCATGGAGTGGTTCGGGTACTACGGGGGGCCCTGCCGCGCGCCCCTGGCCCCGCTGAGCCCAGCCCAGGTGGAGGAACTGAGGGGCGCCTTCAGCACCAACGGCTGGTTGTGA